One window of Vitis riparia cultivar Riparia Gloire de Montpellier isolate 1030 chromosome 5, EGFV_Vit.rip_1.0, whole genome shotgun sequence genomic DNA carries:
- the LOC117913988 gene encoding cryptochrome-1 isoform X5: MCHVFYCSNDREILLEYCGVWFELASELSNMSSDSRTVVWFRRDLRVDDNPALATAAKEGSVLPVFIWCPKEEGQFYPGRVSRWWLKQSLMHLKQSLRSLGADLLVIKAESTIEALLECIHAIGATKLVYNHLYDPISLVRDHSIKQKLMELGMSVQSYNGDLLYKPWDIYDDKGNAFTTFEAYWNKCLSMQMEFVSLLPPWRLVPAAGKVNNCSIEELGLEDESEKSSNALLGRGWSPGWSNADKALTEFIEQHLFDYSKNRLKVEGNSTSLLSPYLHFGELSVRKVLHSVRMKQLLWVKEGNSVWEESVDLFLRAIGLREYSRYLCFNFPSTHERPLLSNLKHFPWHADHVHFKAWRQGRTGYPLVDAGMRELWATGWIHNRIRVIVSSFAVKFLLLPWKWGMKYFWDTLLDADLESDILGWQYISGSLPDGHELDRLDSPEIQGSNYDPDGEYVRHWLPELARVPTEWIHHPWDAPFTVLKSAGVELGQNYPKPIIEIDLARERLTEAIFMMWEKDAATKVANSNGTNEEVVDNSDGIENLAIANVSVKEKTPCPTSSSHDQRVPTFQNSKSGLLNRKRAKCIEDEKLSQNNLHNYDHGCGTSRADEDLRSTAESSSAKKQATSRTSFSVPQSCSSSSKGNPLQEYESPGLKQPWPEQIVWEKTSSKDVSY, translated from the exons ATGTGCCATGTGTTTTATTGCAGTAATGATAGAGAAATTCTTTTAGAGTATTGTGGTGTATGGTTTGAATTGGCATCTGAGCTCTCAAATATGAGTAGCGACTCGAGGACTGTTGTTTGGTTTAGGAGGGATCTCAGGGTTGATGATAATCCTGCTTTAGCCACTGCGGCTAAGGAGGGTAGTGTTCTCCCTGTCTTTATATGGTGTCCTAAAGAAGAAGGACAATTCTACCCAGGTCGGGTTTCAAGGTGGTGGCTGAAGCAGTCTCTTATGCACTTGAAACAGTCATTGAGATCTCTTGGGGCTGACCTTCTTGTGATCAAAGCCGAATCTACTATCGAGGCTCTTCTGGAGTGTATCCATGCTATTGGAGCCACAAAACTAGTATATAATCATCTTTATG ATCCCATTTCCCTTGTTCGTGACCACAGCATCAAACAAAAACTGATGGAGCTTGGCATGTCAGTGCAAAGCTACAATGGAGATTTATTGTATAAGCCATGGGACATATATGATGATAAAGGAAATGCTTTTACTACTTTTGAGGCTTATTGGAACAAGTGCTTGAGCATGCAGATGGAATTTGTTTCACTTCTTCCTCCATGGCGATTAGTGCCAGCTGCAG GGAAAGTTAACAATTGTTCGATTGAGGAATTGGGTCTTGAAGATGAGTCAGAAAAATCTAGCAATGCTTTACTAGGAAGAGGATGGTCTCCTGGTTGGAGCAATGCTGACAAGGCTCTAACTGAATTTATTGAGCAGCATCTGTTTGACTACTCAAAGAATAGGCTCAAGGTGGAGGGGAATTCCACATCTCTCTTGTCTCCATATCTTCATTTTGGAGAATTAAGTGTGAGGAAAGTTCTACATTCCGTCCGAATGAAGCAATTACTGTGGGTGAAAGAAGGGAACTCTGTCTGGGAAGAGAGTGTGGATCTTTTTCTCAGGGCAATTGGCTTAAGAGAATATTCACGTTACCTTTGTTTCAACTTCCCATCCACTCATGAGAGACCGTTGCTTAGCAACTTGAAACACTTCCCTTGGCATGCTGACCATGTCCACTTTAAGGCCTGGAGACAGGGTCGTACTGGTTACCCATTAGTAGATGCAGGAATGAGAGAGCTTTGGGCAACTGGGTGGATTCATAATAGAATAAGAGTGATCGTTTCGAGTTTTGCTGTCAAGTTTCTGCTACTTCCATGGAAATGGGGGATGAAATACTTCTGGGACACACTTTTAGATGCTGATTTGGAAAGTGATATCCTTGGTTGGCAGTATATCTCAGGGAGCTTACCTGATGGTCACGAGCTTGACCGTTTGGACAGCCCAGAG ATTCAAGGCTCCAATTATGATCCAGACGGTGAATATGTGAGACATTGGCTGCCTGAGCTAGCAAGAGTGCCCACTGAGTGGATCCATCATCCTTGGGATGCTCCCTTTACTGTGCTTAAATCTGCAGGGGTAGAGTTGGGACAAAACTATCCAAAACCTATAATTGAGATAGATTTGGCTAGAGAGCGTCTAACTGAAGCTATATTTATGATGTGGGAAAAGGATGCTGCCACAAAAGTTGCAAACTCAAATGGGACAAATGAAGAAGTTGTCGATAACTCTGATGGTATTGAAAACTTAGCCATTGCAAACGTCAGTGTGAAAGAAAAGACTCCTTGCCCTACCAGTTCATCCCATGATCAGAGGGTGCCCACATTTCAGAATTCCAAGAGTGGTTTGTTAAATAGGAAGAGAGCAAAGTGTATTGAAGATGAGAAGCTGTCTCAAAATAACCTGCACAACTATGACCATGGATGTGGGACTTCAAGAGCAGATGAAGATTTGCGCTCTACAGCTGAATCTTCTTCAGCCAAGAAGCAGGCCACTAGCAGAACTTCGTTCTCTGTTCCACAGTCTTGTTCCTCATCATCAAAAGGCAATCCTTTGCAGGAGTATGAATCTCCTGGTCTGAAGCAACCATGGCCAGAACAGATTGTCTGGGAAAAAACTTCAAGTAAAGATG TTTCATATTAA
- the LOC117913988 gene encoding cryptochrome-1 isoform X4, translating into MCHVFYCSNDREILLEYCGVWFELASELSNMSSDSRTVVWFRRDLRVDDNPALATAAKEGSVLPVFIWCPKEEGQFYPGRVSRWWLKQSLMHLKQSLRSLGADLLVIKAESTIEALLECIHAIGATKLVYNHLYDPISLVRDHSIKQKLMELGMSVQSYNGDLLYKPWDIYDDKGNAFTTFEAYWNKCLSMQMEFVSLLPPWRLVPAAGKVNNCSIEELGLEDESEKSSNALLGRGWSPGWSNADKALTEFIEQHLFDYSKNRLKVEGNSTSLLSPYLHFGELSVRKVLHSVRMKQLLWVKEGNSVWEESVDLFLRAIGLREYSRYLCFNFPSTHERPLLSNLKHFPWHADHVHFKAWRQGRTGYPLVDAGMRELWATGWIHNRIRVIVSSFAVKFLLLPWKWGMKYFWDTLLDADLESDILGWQYISGSLPDGHELDRLDSPEIQGSNYDPDGEYVRHWLPELARVPTEWIHHPWDAPFTVLKSAGVELGQNYPKPIIEIDLARERLTEAIFMMWEKDAATKVANSNGTNEEVVDNSDGIENLAIANVSVKEKTPCPTSSSHDQRVPTFQNSKSGLLNRKRAKCIEDEKLSQNNLHNYDHGCGTSRADEDLRSTAESSSAKKQATSRTSFSVPQSCSSSSKGNPLQEYESPGLKQPWPEQIVWEKTSSKDGTTEG; encoded by the exons ATGTGCCATGTGTTTTATTGCAGTAATGATAGAGAAATTCTTTTAGAGTATTGTGGTGTATGGTTTGAATTGGCATCTGAGCTCTCAAATATGAGTAGCGACTCGAGGACTGTTGTTTGGTTTAGGAGGGATCTCAGGGTTGATGATAATCCTGCTTTAGCCACTGCGGCTAAGGAGGGTAGTGTTCTCCCTGTCTTTATATGGTGTCCTAAAGAAGAAGGACAATTCTACCCAGGTCGGGTTTCAAGGTGGTGGCTGAAGCAGTCTCTTATGCACTTGAAACAGTCATTGAGATCTCTTGGGGCTGACCTTCTTGTGATCAAAGCCGAATCTACTATCGAGGCTCTTCTGGAGTGTATCCATGCTATTGGAGCCACAAAACTAGTATATAATCATCTTTATG ATCCCATTTCCCTTGTTCGTGACCACAGCATCAAACAAAAACTGATGGAGCTTGGCATGTCAGTGCAAAGCTACAATGGAGATTTATTGTATAAGCCATGGGACATATATGATGATAAAGGAAATGCTTTTACTACTTTTGAGGCTTATTGGAACAAGTGCTTGAGCATGCAGATGGAATTTGTTTCACTTCTTCCTCCATGGCGATTAGTGCCAGCTGCAG GGAAAGTTAACAATTGTTCGATTGAGGAATTGGGTCTTGAAGATGAGTCAGAAAAATCTAGCAATGCTTTACTAGGAAGAGGATGGTCTCCTGGTTGGAGCAATGCTGACAAGGCTCTAACTGAATTTATTGAGCAGCATCTGTTTGACTACTCAAAGAATAGGCTCAAGGTGGAGGGGAATTCCACATCTCTCTTGTCTCCATATCTTCATTTTGGAGAATTAAGTGTGAGGAAAGTTCTACATTCCGTCCGAATGAAGCAATTACTGTGGGTGAAAGAAGGGAACTCTGTCTGGGAAGAGAGTGTGGATCTTTTTCTCAGGGCAATTGGCTTAAGAGAATATTCACGTTACCTTTGTTTCAACTTCCCATCCACTCATGAGAGACCGTTGCTTAGCAACTTGAAACACTTCCCTTGGCATGCTGACCATGTCCACTTTAAGGCCTGGAGACAGGGTCGTACTGGTTACCCATTAGTAGATGCAGGAATGAGAGAGCTTTGGGCAACTGGGTGGATTCATAATAGAATAAGAGTGATCGTTTCGAGTTTTGCTGTCAAGTTTCTGCTACTTCCATGGAAATGGGGGATGAAATACTTCTGGGACACACTTTTAGATGCTGATTTGGAAAGTGATATCCTTGGTTGGCAGTATATCTCAGGGAGCTTACCTGATGGTCACGAGCTTGACCGTTTGGACAGCCCAGAG ATTCAAGGCTCCAATTATGATCCAGACGGTGAATATGTGAGACATTGGCTGCCTGAGCTAGCAAGAGTGCCCACTGAGTGGATCCATCATCCTTGGGATGCTCCCTTTACTGTGCTTAAATCTGCAGGGGTAGAGTTGGGACAAAACTATCCAAAACCTATAATTGAGATAGATTTGGCTAGAGAGCGTCTAACTGAAGCTATATTTATGATGTGGGAAAAGGATGCTGCCACAAAAGTTGCAAACTCAAATGGGACAAATGAAGAAGTTGTCGATAACTCTGATGGTATTGAAAACTTAGCCATTGCAAACGTCAGTGTGAAAGAAAAGACTCCTTGCCCTACCAGTTCATCCCATGATCAGAGGGTGCCCACATTTCAGAATTCCAAGAGTGGTTTGTTAAATAGGAAGAGAGCAAAGTGTATTGAAGATGAGAAGCTGTCTCAAAATAACCTGCACAACTATGACCATGGATGTGGGACTTCAAGAGCAGATGAAGATTTGCGCTCTACAGCTGAATCTTCTTCAGCCAAGAAGCAGGCCACTAGCAGAACTTCGTTCTCTGTTCCACAGTCTTGTTCCTCATCATCAAAAGGCAATCCTTTGCAGGAGTATGAATCTCCTGGTCTGAAGCAACCATGGCCAGAACAGATTGTCTGGGAAAAAACTTCAAGTAAAGATG GAACTACGGAAGGTTAG
- the LOC117913988 gene encoding cryptochrome-1 isoform X2 has product MCHVFYCSNDREILLEYCGVWFELASELSNMSSDSRTVVWFRRDLRVDDNPALATAAKEGSVLPVFIWCPKEEGQFYPGRVSRWWLKQSLMHLKQSLRSLGADLLVIKAESTIEALLECIHAIGATKLVYNHLYDPISLVRDHSIKQKLMELGMSVQSYNGDLLYKPWDIYDDKGNAFTTFEAYWNKCLSMQMEFVSLLPPWRLVPAAGKVNNCSIEELGLEDESEKSSNALLGRGWSPGWSNADKALTEFIEQHLFDYSKNRLKVEGNSTSLLSPYLHFGELSVRKVLHSVRMKQLLWVKEGNSVWEESVDLFLRAIGLREYSRYLCFNFPSTHERPLLSNLKHFPWHADHVHFKAWRQGRTGYPLVDAGMRELWATGWIHNRIRVIVSSFAVKFLLLPWKWGMKYFWDTLLDADLESDILGWQYISGSLPDGHELDRLDSPEIQGSNYDPDGEYVRHWLPELARVPTEWIHHPWDAPFTVLKSAGVELGQNYPKPIIEIDLARERLTEAIFMMWEKDAATKVANSNGTNEEVVDNSDGIENLAIANVSVKEKTPCPTSSSHDQRVPTFQNSKSGLLNRKRAKCIEDEKLSQNNLHNYDHGCGTSRADEDLRSTAESSSAKKQATSRTSFSVPQSCSSSSKGNPLQEYESPGLKQPWPEQIVWEKTSSKDEYQNLQNPFKLNDLNYLVWSQLVRTFLKGKGKPSHLIILVPSEDDPKFIAWDKEDSMIMSWLWNSMQPEISGTFILLRTARDIWETVRQSYSKVRDAIHIYEIKTKIGATKQGTTEG; this is encoded by the exons ATGTGCCATGTGTTTTATTGCAGTAATGATAGAGAAATTCTTTTAGAGTATTGTGGTGTATGGTTTGAATTGGCATCTGAGCTCTCAAATATGAGTAGCGACTCGAGGACTGTTGTTTGGTTTAGGAGGGATCTCAGGGTTGATGATAATCCTGCTTTAGCCACTGCGGCTAAGGAGGGTAGTGTTCTCCCTGTCTTTATATGGTGTCCTAAAGAAGAAGGACAATTCTACCCAGGTCGGGTTTCAAGGTGGTGGCTGAAGCAGTCTCTTATGCACTTGAAACAGTCATTGAGATCTCTTGGGGCTGACCTTCTTGTGATCAAAGCCGAATCTACTATCGAGGCTCTTCTGGAGTGTATCCATGCTATTGGAGCCACAAAACTAGTATATAATCATCTTTATG ATCCCATTTCCCTTGTTCGTGACCACAGCATCAAACAAAAACTGATGGAGCTTGGCATGTCAGTGCAAAGCTACAATGGAGATTTATTGTATAAGCCATGGGACATATATGATGATAAAGGAAATGCTTTTACTACTTTTGAGGCTTATTGGAACAAGTGCTTGAGCATGCAGATGGAATTTGTTTCACTTCTTCCTCCATGGCGATTAGTGCCAGCTGCAG GGAAAGTTAACAATTGTTCGATTGAGGAATTGGGTCTTGAAGATGAGTCAGAAAAATCTAGCAATGCTTTACTAGGAAGAGGATGGTCTCCTGGTTGGAGCAATGCTGACAAGGCTCTAACTGAATTTATTGAGCAGCATCTGTTTGACTACTCAAAGAATAGGCTCAAGGTGGAGGGGAATTCCACATCTCTCTTGTCTCCATATCTTCATTTTGGAGAATTAAGTGTGAGGAAAGTTCTACATTCCGTCCGAATGAAGCAATTACTGTGGGTGAAAGAAGGGAACTCTGTCTGGGAAGAGAGTGTGGATCTTTTTCTCAGGGCAATTGGCTTAAGAGAATATTCACGTTACCTTTGTTTCAACTTCCCATCCACTCATGAGAGACCGTTGCTTAGCAACTTGAAACACTTCCCTTGGCATGCTGACCATGTCCACTTTAAGGCCTGGAGACAGGGTCGTACTGGTTACCCATTAGTAGATGCAGGAATGAGAGAGCTTTGGGCAACTGGGTGGATTCATAATAGAATAAGAGTGATCGTTTCGAGTTTTGCTGTCAAGTTTCTGCTACTTCCATGGAAATGGGGGATGAAATACTTCTGGGACACACTTTTAGATGCTGATTTGGAAAGTGATATCCTTGGTTGGCAGTATATCTCAGGGAGCTTACCTGATGGTCACGAGCTTGACCGTTTGGACAGCCCAGAG ATTCAAGGCTCCAATTATGATCCAGACGGTGAATATGTGAGACATTGGCTGCCTGAGCTAGCAAGAGTGCCCACTGAGTGGATCCATCATCCTTGGGATGCTCCCTTTACTGTGCTTAAATCTGCAGGGGTAGAGTTGGGACAAAACTATCCAAAACCTATAATTGAGATAGATTTGGCTAGAGAGCGTCTAACTGAAGCTATATTTATGATGTGGGAAAAGGATGCTGCCACAAAAGTTGCAAACTCAAATGGGACAAATGAAGAAGTTGTCGATAACTCTGATGGTATTGAAAACTTAGCCATTGCAAACGTCAGTGTGAAAGAAAAGACTCCTTGCCCTACCAGTTCATCCCATGATCAGAGGGTGCCCACATTTCAGAATTCCAAGAGTGGTTTGTTAAATAGGAAGAGAGCAAAGTGTATTGAAGATGAGAAGCTGTCTCAAAATAACCTGCACAACTATGACCATGGATGTGGGACTTCAAGAGCAGATGAAGATTTGCGCTCTACAGCTGAATCTTCTTCAGCCAAGAAGCAGGCCACTAGCAGAACTTCGTTCTCTGTTCCACAGTCTTGTTCCTCATCATCAAAAGGCAATCCTTTGCAGGAGTATGAATCTCCTGGTCTGAAGCAACCATGGCCAGAACAGATTGTCTGGGAAAAAACTTCAAGTAAAGATG AATATCAAAATCTGCAAAATCCATTCAAACTCAATGACCTCAATTATTTGGTGTGGTCTCAACTAGTGCGAACCTTTTTGAAGGGAAAAGGAAAACCGAGTCATCTAATTATACTTGTTCCAAGTGAAGACGATCCAAAGTTTATAGCATGGGATAAAGAGGATTCAATGATTATGTCATGGTTGTGGAATTCAATGCAACCAGAGATTAGTGGGACGTTCATCTTGTTAAGGACAGCTAGAGATATTTGGGAGACTGTTCGACAATCATACTCTAAAGTGAGGGATGCTATCCACATCTACGAAATAAAGACCAAGATTGGTGCTACCAAGCAAG GAACTACGGAAGGTTAG
- the LOC117913988 gene encoding cryptochrome-1 isoform X1: MDAGPLTSNDREILLEYCGVWFELASELSNMSSDSRTVVWFRRDLRVDDNPALATAAKEGSVLPVFIWCPKEEGQFYPGRVSRWWLKQSLMHLKQSLRSLGADLLVIKAESTIEALLECIHAIGATKLVYNHLYDPISLVRDHSIKQKLMELGMSVQSYNGDLLYKPWDIYDDKGNAFTTFEAYWNKCLSMQMEFVSLLPPWRLVPAAGKVNNCSIEELGLEDESEKSSNALLGRGWSPGWSNADKALTEFIEQHLFDYSKNRLKVEGNSTSLLSPYLHFGELSVRKVLHSVRMKQLLWVKEGNSVWEESVDLFLRAIGLREYSRYLCFNFPSTHERPLLSNLKHFPWHADHVHFKAWRQGRTGYPLVDAGMRELWATGWIHNRIRVIVSSFAVKFLLLPWKWGMKYFWDTLLDADLESDILGWQYISGSLPDGHELDRLDSPEIQGSNYDPDGEYVRHWLPELARVPTEWIHHPWDAPFTVLKSAGVELGQNYPKPIIEIDLARERLTEAIFMMWEKDAATKVANSNGTNEEVVDNSDGIENLAIANVSVKEKTPCPTSSSHDQRVPTFQNSKSGLLNRKRAKCIEDEKLSQNNLHNYDHGCGTSRADEDLRSTAESSSAKKQATSRTSFSVPQSCSSSSKGNPLQEYESPGLKQPWPEQIVWEKTSSKDEYQNLQNPFKLNDLNYLVWSQLVRTFLKGKGKPSHLIILVPSEDDPKFIAWDKEDSMIMSWLWNSMQPEISGTFILLRTARDIWETVRQSYSKVRDAIHIYEIKTKIGATKQGPSHWEDDWAC, from the exons ATGGATGCTGGGCCACTCACCAG TAATGATAGAGAAATTCTTTTAGAGTATTGTGGTGTATGGTTTGAATTGGCATCTGAGCTCTCAAATATGAGTAGCGACTCGAGGACTGTTGTTTGGTTTAGGAGGGATCTCAGGGTTGATGATAATCCTGCTTTAGCCACTGCGGCTAAGGAGGGTAGTGTTCTCCCTGTCTTTATATGGTGTCCTAAAGAAGAAGGACAATTCTACCCAGGTCGGGTTTCAAGGTGGTGGCTGAAGCAGTCTCTTATGCACTTGAAACAGTCATTGAGATCTCTTGGGGCTGACCTTCTTGTGATCAAAGCCGAATCTACTATCGAGGCTCTTCTGGAGTGTATCCATGCTATTGGAGCCACAAAACTAGTATATAATCATCTTTATG ATCCCATTTCCCTTGTTCGTGACCACAGCATCAAACAAAAACTGATGGAGCTTGGCATGTCAGTGCAAAGCTACAATGGAGATTTATTGTATAAGCCATGGGACATATATGATGATAAAGGAAATGCTTTTACTACTTTTGAGGCTTATTGGAACAAGTGCTTGAGCATGCAGATGGAATTTGTTTCACTTCTTCCTCCATGGCGATTAGTGCCAGCTGCAG GGAAAGTTAACAATTGTTCGATTGAGGAATTGGGTCTTGAAGATGAGTCAGAAAAATCTAGCAATGCTTTACTAGGAAGAGGATGGTCTCCTGGTTGGAGCAATGCTGACAAGGCTCTAACTGAATTTATTGAGCAGCATCTGTTTGACTACTCAAAGAATAGGCTCAAGGTGGAGGGGAATTCCACATCTCTCTTGTCTCCATATCTTCATTTTGGAGAATTAAGTGTGAGGAAAGTTCTACATTCCGTCCGAATGAAGCAATTACTGTGGGTGAAAGAAGGGAACTCTGTCTGGGAAGAGAGTGTGGATCTTTTTCTCAGGGCAATTGGCTTAAGAGAATATTCACGTTACCTTTGTTTCAACTTCCCATCCACTCATGAGAGACCGTTGCTTAGCAACTTGAAACACTTCCCTTGGCATGCTGACCATGTCCACTTTAAGGCCTGGAGACAGGGTCGTACTGGTTACCCATTAGTAGATGCAGGAATGAGAGAGCTTTGGGCAACTGGGTGGATTCATAATAGAATAAGAGTGATCGTTTCGAGTTTTGCTGTCAAGTTTCTGCTACTTCCATGGAAATGGGGGATGAAATACTTCTGGGACACACTTTTAGATGCTGATTTGGAAAGTGATATCCTTGGTTGGCAGTATATCTCAGGGAGCTTACCTGATGGTCACGAGCTTGACCGTTTGGACAGCCCAGAG ATTCAAGGCTCCAATTATGATCCAGACGGTGAATATGTGAGACATTGGCTGCCTGAGCTAGCAAGAGTGCCCACTGAGTGGATCCATCATCCTTGGGATGCTCCCTTTACTGTGCTTAAATCTGCAGGGGTAGAGTTGGGACAAAACTATCCAAAACCTATAATTGAGATAGATTTGGCTAGAGAGCGTCTAACTGAAGCTATATTTATGATGTGGGAAAAGGATGCTGCCACAAAAGTTGCAAACTCAAATGGGACAAATGAAGAAGTTGTCGATAACTCTGATGGTATTGAAAACTTAGCCATTGCAAACGTCAGTGTGAAAGAAAAGACTCCTTGCCCTACCAGTTCATCCCATGATCAGAGGGTGCCCACATTTCAGAATTCCAAGAGTGGTTTGTTAAATAGGAAGAGAGCAAAGTGTATTGAAGATGAGAAGCTGTCTCAAAATAACCTGCACAACTATGACCATGGATGTGGGACTTCAAGAGCAGATGAAGATTTGCGCTCTACAGCTGAATCTTCTTCAGCCAAGAAGCAGGCCACTAGCAGAACTTCGTTCTCTGTTCCACAGTCTTGTTCCTCATCATCAAAAGGCAATCCTTTGCAGGAGTATGAATCTCCTGGTCTGAAGCAACCATGGCCAGAACAGATTGTCTGGGAAAAAACTTCAAGTAAAGATG AATATCAAAATCTGCAAAATCCATTCAAACTCAATGACCTCAATTATTTGGTGTGGTCTCAACTAGTGCGAACCTTTTTGAAGGGAAAAGGAAAACCGAGTCATCTAATTATACTTGTTCCAAGTGAAGACGATCCAAAGTTTATAGCATGGGATAAAGAGGATTCAATGATTATGTCATGGTTGTGGAATTCAATGCAACCAGAGATTAGTGGGACGTTCATCTTGTTAAGGACAGCTAGAGATATTTGGGAGACTGTTCGACAATCATACTCTAAAGTGAGGGATGCTATCCACATCTACGAAATAAAGACCAAGATTGGTGCTACCAAGCAAG GACCAAGCCACTGGGAGGACGATTGGGCATGCTAA
- the LOC117913988 gene encoding cryptochrome-1 isoform X3, which translates to MCHVFYCSNDREILLEYCGVWFELASELSNMSSDSRTVVWFRRDLRVDDNPALATAAKEGSVLPVFIWCPKEEGQFYPGRVSRWWLKQSLMHLKQSLRSLGADLLVIKAESTIEALLECIHAIGATKLVYNHLYDPISLVRDHSIKQKLMELGMSVQSYNGDLLYKPWDIYDDKGNAFTTFEAYWNKCLSMQMEFVSLLPPWRLVPAAGKVNNCSIEELGLEDESEKSSNALLGRGWSPGWSNADKALTEFIEQHLFDYSKNRLKVEGNSTSLLSPYLHFGELSVRKVLHSVRMKQLLWVKEGNSVWEESVDLFLRAIGLREYSRYLCFNFPSTHERPLLSNLKHFPWHADHVHFKAWRQGRTGYPLVDAGMRELWATGWIHNRIRVIVSSFAVKFLLLPWKWGMKYFWDTLLDADLESDILGWQYISGSLPDGHELDRLDSPEIQGSNYDPDGEYVRHWLPELARVPTEWIHHPWDAPFTVLKSAGVELGQNYPKPIIEIDLARERLTEAIFMMWEKDAATKVANSNGTNEEVVDNSDGIENLAIANVSVKEKTPCPTSSSHDQRVPTFQNSKSGLLNRKRAKCIEDEKLSQNNLHNYDHGCGTSRADEDLRSTAESSSAKKQATSRTSFSVPQSCSSSSKGNPLQEYESPGLKQPWPEQIVWEKTSSKDGPSHWEDDWAC; encoded by the exons ATGTGCCATGTGTTTTATTGCAGTAATGATAGAGAAATTCTTTTAGAGTATTGTGGTGTATGGTTTGAATTGGCATCTGAGCTCTCAAATATGAGTAGCGACTCGAGGACTGTTGTTTGGTTTAGGAGGGATCTCAGGGTTGATGATAATCCTGCTTTAGCCACTGCGGCTAAGGAGGGTAGTGTTCTCCCTGTCTTTATATGGTGTCCTAAAGAAGAAGGACAATTCTACCCAGGTCGGGTTTCAAGGTGGTGGCTGAAGCAGTCTCTTATGCACTTGAAACAGTCATTGAGATCTCTTGGGGCTGACCTTCTTGTGATCAAAGCCGAATCTACTATCGAGGCTCTTCTGGAGTGTATCCATGCTATTGGAGCCACAAAACTAGTATATAATCATCTTTATG ATCCCATTTCCCTTGTTCGTGACCACAGCATCAAACAAAAACTGATGGAGCTTGGCATGTCAGTGCAAAGCTACAATGGAGATTTATTGTATAAGCCATGGGACATATATGATGATAAAGGAAATGCTTTTACTACTTTTGAGGCTTATTGGAACAAGTGCTTGAGCATGCAGATGGAATTTGTTTCACTTCTTCCTCCATGGCGATTAGTGCCAGCTGCAG GGAAAGTTAACAATTGTTCGATTGAGGAATTGGGTCTTGAAGATGAGTCAGAAAAATCTAGCAATGCTTTACTAGGAAGAGGATGGTCTCCTGGTTGGAGCAATGCTGACAAGGCTCTAACTGAATTTATTGAGCAGCATCTGTTTGACTACTCAAAGAATAGGCTCAAGGTGGAGGGGAATTCCACATCTCTCTTGTCTCCATATCTTCATTTTGGAGAATTAAGTGTGAGGAAAGTTCTACATTCCGTCCGAATGAAGCAATTACTGTGGGTGAAAGAAGGGAACTCTGTCTGGGAAGAGAGTGTGGATCTTTTTCTCAGGGCAATTGGCTTAAGAGAATATTCACGTTACCTTTGTTTCAACTTCCCATCCACTCATGAGAGACCGTTGCTTAGCAACTTGAAACACTTCCCTTGGCATGCTGACCATGTCCACTTTAAGGCCTGGAGACAGGGTCGTACTGGTTACCCATTAGTAGATGCAGGAATGAGAGAGCTTTGGGCAACTGGGTGGATTCATAATAGAATAAGAGTGATCGTTTCGAGTTTTGCTGTCAAGTTTCTGCTACTTCCATGGAAATGGGGGATGAAATACTTCTGGGACACACTTTTAGATGCTGATTTGGAAAGTGATATCCTTGGTTGGCAGTATATCTCAGGGAGCTTACCTGATGGTCACGAGCTTGACCGTTTGGACAGCCCAGAG ATTCAAGGCTCCAATTATGATCCAGACGGTGAATATGTGAGACATTGGCTGCCTGAGCTAGCAAGAGTGCCCACTGAGTGGATCCATCATCCTTGGGATGCTCCCTTTACTGTGCTTAAATCTGCAGGGGTAGAGTTGGGACAAAACTATCCAAAACCTATAATTGAGATAGATTTGGCTAGAGAGCGTCTAACTGAAGCTATATTTATGATGTGGGAAAAGGATGCTGCCACAAAAGTTGCAAACTCAAATGGGACAAATGAAGAAGTTGTCGATAACTCTGATGGTATTGAAAACTTAGCCATTGCAAACGTCAGTGTGAAAGAAAAGACTCCTTGCCCTACCAGTTCATCCCATGATCAGAGGGTGCCCACATTTCAGAATTCCAAGAGTGGTTTGTTAAATAGGAAGAGAGCAAAGTGTATTGAAGATGAGAAGCTGTCTCAAAATAACCTGCACAACTATGACCATGGATGTGGGACTTCAAGAGCAGATGAAGATTTGCGCTCTACAGCTGAATCTTCTTCAGCCAAGAAGCAGGCCACTAGCAGAACTTCGTTCTCTGTTCCACAGTCTTGTTCCTCATCATCAAAAGGCAATCCTTTGCAGGAGTATGAATCTCCTGGTCTGAAGCAACCATGGCCAGAACAGATTGTCTGGGAAAAAACTTCAAGTAAAGATG GACCAAGCCACTGGGAGGACGATTGGGCATGCTAA